TTTCGCCCACCAAAGAAGAAAGCCACTCAAAAAGACGAAGAGGATGGCCACGAAAAAGGGAAGGCCCATTCGCCTTCCTTTTCTCTGCACCACCGGCGAAAAAGAACGCACCGGAGACGACGACTTGAACCCATCTTGAGACTTGGAGAAATTCACCGTCTCCAGATTGTACTTTTCGATAATTTTATCAGGGTCCTCGCCGAGCTCGACCGCGAACGCGCGGACAAAACCCTTGGAGACGGGTCCCGGGGGGAGACGTTCAAAATCCCCGGCTTCGATTCTTTCCAGGTAGTAGGTGCGGATGCGTGTGCGCTCAGAGATATCCTTCAAGGACATCTTCTGTTCGGTGCGTACTTTTTTCAGATAAGGCCCCAGCAACGCATCCATTTTCGCGGCGGCTCCACCAGAGAAATTTCACGCAACACCAGCCTACGGGCGCAAAACACAAACAATGATAATTTACACGAAAACAAATATATAGAGAAAGAAAGAAATGGTCAAGCATGAAGTTAATGGATGGTGAGATCGGTTACTAAAGTAGAAATAAAGAGGGGAGAAAATTTAGCGAACATCCACGAGCGACAACACGCCCGCCGCCACATCGGCAATGGACGATTCTTCCCGAATCTCCGGCCAGGCATCGCGGGCCACACCCCAGAGCAGGAGGGGCACCGGATTTCGGGTGTGGTAGCGGCCCGCCATGTTTTCGATATTCCCGTGATCGCTGCAGAGAACAAAAGCATCCTCGGAAGGGTTCAGGGCCGCAATCGCCGCCACGAGAAAACGGTTGAGCAGCTGCAAGGTCTCCACGGCGTCGTCGAAAGTCCCCTTATGTCCCACAGCGTCGGTCTGGAAAAATTCATAGAGAAGGATGTCCCGCTCGTGCGCCATCTCCCCGAGCCGCCTGCCCGCCGCCTCGGGAGTGAGCCGATCCACCTCGTAACCTCGCTCGATGAGGATCCCGTTCGTGAAGTCGCGGTACACCCCCTCCCCGGCCTGCAGGTGCTCCAGGCGCTTCAGCGGGATTCCGGCGGATTCCGTCATCACCGTCGTGACCGAGCGGTGGCGGGTTCTGCCCCTGTCAAAGTATTGAGAGGTATAGACATTGGCGAAGTCCGCCCGCGCGCCGCGCTCGCGCGCCTTCCGGAGGATTCCCTCGCGGCCGAGCAGATCACGGAGCGGACCCGTCGGGAAGCCCTGCTTGTGGTAGCCGAGCAGCCGGGGAGCGTTCACGCCGGTGAAAAGCGTGGAGCCGCCCGTCGCACTCTGCGGCAATCCCTCAACACCCAGGCAGGCGTCCACCGCGTGCATGCGGAAAGATTCCTCGAGCGGTTTGCCGCCGGCGAAAGAGAGCGGACCCTCTTCCAAAGCCGAAACCGGGTTGTCCGGTCCCGGCGGGGCCAGCCCCAGGCCGTCAACGAAGACAAATAGGATCGACAACTCAGATCGTCCGGCCGGCCGCTTTGGCGAAAGGCGCCAGATCCTGCATGAGCTGCGCGAAGCGCTTGGGCTTGAGCGACTGCGGCCCGTCCGACATCGCCGTCGCGGGATCGGGGTGAACTTCGATCATCAGGCTGTCCGCCCCGACGGCGACGGCCGCCTTGGCCAAATCCCCGACAAAGCGCCAAACCCCCGCCGCATGGCTGGGATCGACCGAAATGGGCAGGTGTGTCTGCTCCTTGAGGACCGGAACTGCGCTAATATCAAGGGTATTCCGGGTCGCTGTCTCGAAGGTGCGGATCCCCCGCTCACAGAGGATCACCCGGGAGTTCCCCTGGCTCATGATGTACTCGGCCGACATGAGGAGTTCCTCGATCGTCGTCGCCATCCCCCGCTTGAGGTAGATGGCCCGCTTGGTTTTCCCCACTTTTTTCAGCAGGGAAAAGTTCTGGATGTTCCGCGCGCCGATTTGGAGAATGTCGGCGTAGTCGGCCACCAGGTCGATGTCCTCGGAGTCCATCACCTCGGTCTGGATCGGGAGGCCCGTCTTCTCGCGCGCCTCGGCTAGAAGCTTCAGACCCTCCTCGCCCATTCCCTGAAAGCTGTAAGGCGAGGTGCGGGGCTTGAAAGCGCCGCCGCGCAAAACATGTCCGCCGCCTGACTTGACTGCATCGGCCGAGGCGAGAATCTGATCGCGGCTCTCGACCGAGCAGGGGCCCGCCACCACGACGATCTTCGGGCCTCCGAACTGGACTCCGTTCACATCCACGATGGAGCGCTCGGGCCGCCCCTCACCGCTGGCCAGCTGGTAGGGCTTGAGGACCGGCATGACGTTTTCCACGCCCGCGAGGACCTGAAGAACCTCGGTCATGTTCTTGCCGCGCTCCTCGCCGAGGGCCGCGATGACGACGCGCTCGACGCCGCGCATGACGTTCTCCGTACAGCCGAGTTCCTGGATTCGCCCCACCACGTTCTGGATCTCATCCTCGGTGGCGCCTTTTTTCATGACAACAATCATCGTCTTGTTTTCTCCCTGGGACCTTTCGTCCTCAAAAAAAATCGCCACGGGCTGCTCTGCCCCATGGCGTAACCAAATTCCGTTTTGGCCGGGGCGGTCGGAATGTCCGTCCGCCGCCGCCCGGTATCTACCGGAAGCGTGCGCGCGGGCGGACGGGGGTAAAGCCGAAAAAGTAAAGGCTCCTCCACATCGTCTTGTCGCTAACCTTCGCCCACATCGGATCATCCTCCAAAGCGCTTCAAAAACAAAGGCGAACCATACCCCTCCGGCCGGTGGGCGTCAAGGGGAGAAACCCGGAAAATCGCCGAATCCCATTGACTTTCCCGGGCGGGCAAAGTCATCATCAACCTCCCACTGTCCAGATTCCGAATCGTTGCCCGACCGCCGGGGGAGCCGATCCCGTGAGCCCGCAGACAGACGCCCCGCTTCAGTTCGACCTCGACGAACCCCAGCAAATGCTCCGGAAAATGGTCCGCGACCTTTCGGAGAAATACATCGCGCCGCGCGCCGCGGATATCGACGAAAACGAGGAATACCCCGAGGACATCTTCCAGCTGCTCAAGGAACACCAGCTGCTGGGGGTTTTTCTGCCCGAGGAATACGGCGGGGGGGGCATGGGCTTCCTCGGGGGCTCCATCGTCATCGAGGAGATGGCCCGCTTCTGCTCGAACAGCGGCCTCCTCATCGTCCTCGCCATGCTCTCCACCCGGGTCATCCATCTGAGCGGCACCGAAGAGCAAAAGAACAAATACTTGACCGGCATCGCCAAGGGCGAGCTCCGGGGCTCCTACGCCCTGACCGAGCCCCACGCGGGCTCGGACGCCGGGAACATCCGCACCCGCGCCGTCCTCGAGGGGGACGAGTGGGTCATCAACGGACAAAAGGCGTTCTGCAGCGGCCCCGACAAAGCCGACTTCATCACCGTCGCCGCCAAGACCGACCCGAACGCCGGAACGCGGGGGATCACCTACTTCCTCGTCCCGACCGACACGCCGGGCTTCTCCATCGCCCGCCATGAGCGGAAGATGGGCACCAAGGGCATCTCCACCTGCGTCCTCGATTTCGACAACGTGGCGGTTCCGAAAGAGAACCAGATCGGGGAGCTGAACCGCGGCTTCAAATCGGCCATGCTCGGCTTCAACCAGATGCGCCCGGCCATCGGCGCCCGCGCCGTCGGCCTCGCCCAGGGCTGCCTCGACTACGCGGCGAATTACGCCAAGGAGCGCGAGGCCTTCGGCCAGGCGATCGCCCACTTTCAGGGCATCCAGTTCATGCTCGCCGACATGTTCATGGAGATCGAGGCGGCCCGGCTGCTCGTCTACCGCGCCGCCGCCCTGGTGGACGCCGGATTCGGAGACAAGGACCACGCCCGCTACTTCTCCGCCGCCAAGGCCTACGCCTCCGACATGGCGATGAAGGTCGCCATCGATTCGATCCAGGTCCTCGGCGGGGCGGGCTACATGAAGGACCATCCCCTCGAGCGGCTCATGCGCGACGCCAAGCAGATCCAGATCGTCGAGGGCACCAGCCAGATCCAGCGCATCATCATCGCGCGGAATCTGCTGGGGCTCTGATGACACAGGCCGCCGGCGCCCGCACGAACTTCGATCTGACCGAGGCGCAGGAGCTGCTCCGCCGGACGGTGCGCGAGCTCGCCGAAACGCGCATCGCGCCGCGCGCGGCCGAGATCGACGAGAAAGAAGAATACCCCGAGGACATCTTCCAGCTGCTCCGGGAGCACGACCTTCTCGGCATCTACATCGCCGAGAAATACGGCGGGGCGGGCCTCGGCAACGTGGAGTACTGCATCGCCGTCGAGGAGATCTGCCG
The DNA window shown above is from bacterium and carries:
- a CDS encoding acyl-CoA dehydrogenase family protein; translation: MSPQTDAPLQFDLDEPQQMLRKMVRDLSEKYIAPRAADIDENEEYPEDIFQLLKEHQLLGVFLPEEYGGGGMGFLGGSIVIEEMARFCSNSGLLIVLAMLSTRVIHLSGTEEQKNKYLTGIAKGELRGSYALTEPHAGSDAGNIRTRAVLEGDEWVINGQKAFCSGPDKADFITVAAKTDPNAGTRGITYFLVPTDTPGFSIARHERKMGTKGISTCVLDFDNVAVPKENQIGELNRGFKSAMLGFNQMRPAIGARAVGLAQGCLDYAANYAKEREAFGQAIAHFQGIQFMLADMFMEIEAARLLVYRAAALVDAGFGDKDHARYFSAAKAYASDMAMKVAIDSIQVLGGAGYMKDHPLERLMRDAKQIQIVEGTSQIQRIIIARNLLGL
- the aroF gene encoding 3-deoxy-7-phosphoheptulonate synthase, with protein sequence MIVVMKKGATEDEIQNVVGRIQELGCTENVMRGVERVVIAALGEERGKNMTEVLQVLAGVENVMPVLKPYQLASGEGRPERSIVDVNGVQFGGPKIVVVAGPCSVESRDQILASADAVKSGGGHVLRGGAFKPRTSPYSFQGMGEEGLKLLAEAREKTGLPIQTEVMDSEDIDLVADYADILQIGARNIQNFSLLKKVGKTKRAIYLKRGMATTIEELLMSAEYIMSQGNSRVILCERGIRTFETATRNTLDISAVPVLKEQTHLPISVDPSHAAGVWRFVGDLAKAAVAVGADSLMIEVHPDPATAMSDGPQSLKPKRFAQLMQDLAPFAKAAGRTI